The sequence GGCGGGCCCGGCCCCCGATCGCAACAAGGGCCGGGTCGCGACAAGACCCAAGTCGCCGCAAAGGCTCGCAGCGAAGGCCAAGTCGCAACGGAGTCCGGACGCCCCTGGGCCGGTCGACCGGGGTCATCCCCGGCCGCCGGATGCCCCGATCAGGCGGGAACCACCTCGCGCAGGCTGGTCCCGGTCAGCTCCTCCGAGACCTTCCACAGCCGCCGGGCGACATCGAGGTCGAGGGCCTGCTTCGGCGGCCGGACGACCACCGGTGCGCCGGTCATCTCGCCGAATCCGGAGGGACCGTAGTAGGCGCCATTGAAGGCCTCGGGATCGACCGCGGCCCGCAGCATCGGCTCGGCCCCCTCGGCCGCGCTCTGGCTGGGCAGCAGATCGCTCAGGCTGCCGAGTCGGGACAGCACTCCCGGTCGGGACCCCGGGCCGTTCTGGATCAGCGAGGTACGGGCGAAGCCCGGGTGCGCGGCCAGCGCCAACAGGTTCCAGTCGCGGTACTCGCTGAAGCGGGCGAGTTCGCGGGTCATCAGCAGGTTCGCCAGCTTCGACTGCCCGTAGGCGGCAGTCGGGCGGTAACGCCGCTGCCACTGCAGATCGTCGAAGTGGATCCGGCCGCGGTTGGCGGCCAGGCTCGACATGGTCACCACCCGGGCGGCATCGGAGTTCCGCAGTTTCGGCAGCAGGCCCAGGGTGAGGGCGAAGTGACCGAGGTGGTTGCCGCCGAACTGCACCTCGAAACCGTCGGTGGTCTGCAACCGGTCCGGCGGTGTCATCACCCCGGCGTTGTTGATCAGGATGTCGAGACCGCGCGAATCGGCCCGCTCCTCCTGCGTGAACGAATTCACCGAGGCCAGGTCGGAGAGGTCGAGTCGGCGTACCTCGATCCGGGCGTCGGGGTGATCGGAGCGGATCTCGGCGGCCGCGGCCTCACCCTTGTCCGGGGTGCGTACCGCCAGCACCACCTCGGCGCGGGCGCCGGCCAGGGCGCGTGCCGCTTCCTTGCCGGTGCCGCTGTTGGAGCCGGTGATGACGATCCGTCGGCCGGTCTGGTCGGGGAGCTGGTACATGGTTTCTCCTGTTCGGTGGATGTGCCCAACGATAAGAGACCGATGGTCTGTTATCAAGAGAACGCCGGTCTGTAATATTTGTGACGATGACGACATTCAAGCGAGCCCGCAGCCCCGAGCAGCGTGCCGAGCGGCGGGAGATGATCCTGGCCACCGCCGACGACCTGCTGGACGAGTACTCGGTGTCCGAGCTGAGCCTCAACCTGCTCGCGACCCGGACCGGCCTGGCGAAGTCGAATGTCCTGCGCTACTTCGACTCCCGTGAACATGTCCTGTTGCAGTTGATGCTGCGGCTGTGGGACGACTGGCTCGCCGCCCTCGACCGCGGGGCTGACAGCGGCTCGATCGAGGAACGCGAGCGGCGGCTCGCACGGACCTGGGCCCATGAGCTGGCAGTCCGGCCGAAGTTCGCCGAGCTGCTGGCGGTGCAGGCATCGGTGCTGGAGCGCAATGTCTCACCGGAGGCGGTGACCGAGTTCAAGCGCGGGGTGCACGAGCGCTTCGGCAAGCTGGTGGCCTGGGTACGCGGGCACGTACCCGAGCTCACCGAGGAGCAGGCGCAACGATTCAGCGTCGGCGCGTCATTGCTGGCCGGAGCGCTCTGGTCGGCCGGCAATCCCTCGCCCGTGCTGGAGCAGGTCTATCGCGACAACCCGGACCTGTGTGCGTACCGGATCGATTTCGAACCGGCCCTGGGCGAGCAGTTGCTGGCCCTGATCCGGGGTGTGCAGGGCTCGAACACCGGGACGGAAAACGGCGCGGAATCGCATTGAGGGCGCACAGCGACTACCGTTGACCGGTGAACACTGAGCATTCCGAATCCTCGGCCAGCACGTTCGCCGAACTCGGGCTCGGTGAATCTGTCCTCCAAGCACTCTCCGATGTGGGGTACGAGACCCCCTCGGCGATCCAGGCCCGGACCATCCCACCGCTGCTCGAAGGCCGCGATGTGGTCGGCCTGGCGCAGACCGGTACGGGCAAGACCGCGGCCTTCGCGCTGCCGCTGCTGGACCGGATCGACCCCAAGGCCAAGGGCGTGCAGGCACTCGTCCTGGCACCCACCCGCGAGCTCGCGCTGCAGGTCTCCGAGGCCTTCGAGTCCTACGCCGGACACAGCCGCGGGATCAAGCTGCTGGCCGTCTACGGCGGTCAGGGGTACGGGGTGCAGCTCTCGGCACTGCGCCGCGGAGTGCAGGTTGTGGTCGGTACGCCCGGCCGGGTGATGGACCACCTCGACCGCGGCACCCTGGACCTGTCGAACCTGCGGCACCTGGTGCTGGACGAGGCCGACGAGATGCTGAACATGGGCTTCGCCGAGGATGTGGAGAAGATCCTCGCCGACACCCCGAGCGACAAGCAGGTGGCGCTGTTCTCGGCCACCATGCCGCGGCAGATCCGCAAACTCGCCGAGTCCTATCTGCACGACCCGGTGGAGATCACCGTCGAGTCGAAGACCAAGACCGCCGACAACATCGCCCAGCGCTACCTGGTCGTCAGCTTCCCGCAGAAGGTGGATGCGCTGACCCGGATCCTGGAGGTGGAGAACTTCGACGGCGCGATCGTCTTCGTCCGGACCAAGCACCAGACCGAGGAGGTCGCCGAGCGGCTTCGGGTCCGCGGCTTCTCCGCCGAGGCGATCAACGGCGATGTCGCCCAGGCGCAGCGGGAACGGACGGTCAACCGGTTCAAGCGTGGTGATCTCGACCTGTTGATCGCCACCGATGTGGCCGCACGTGGTCTGGACGTGGACCGGATCAGCCATGTGATCAACTTCGACATCCCGACCGACCCGGAGTCGTATGTGCACCGGATCGGACGTACCGGCCGGGCCGGTCGTTCGGGCGATGCGATCTCCTTCGTCACGCCGCGGGAAACCTATCTGCTGCGGCAGATCGAGCGGGCCACCAAGCAGCCGCTGACCGAGATGACGTTGCCGAATGTGGAGCAGGTCAACGAGACCCGGCTGACCCGTTTCGACGACAAGATCACCGCTGCGCTGTCCGATCCGCAGGTGGAGACCTTCCGGGACGTGATCGATCATTACGTACGCCATCACGACGTACCGGTGACCGATGTCGCTGCGGCCCTGGCGGTCGCCATGCAAGGTGACGATCCGTTGTTGCTGAACGCCTCCGACGAGATCCAGGTGGTGCCGCCGAAGAAGGAGCGGGCGCCGCGCCAGCAGCGTGATCATGAACCCGATCCGCGGGGTGGTGCGCGTACCACCTACAAGATCAACGTGGGGCGTCGACACAAGGTCGAACCCCGGCAGATCGTCGGTGCGATCGCCAATGAGGGCGGTTTGAGCCACAAGGACTTCGGCCGGATCACCATCCGGATGGATCACTCGCTGGTGGAACTGCCGGCCGAGTTGCCGAAGGACGCCTGGGAGAAGCTTGCCCGGACCCGGATCAGCGGCCGGCTGATCGAGATGCAGCGCGACTCCGGTGCCGGGCACGACGAGCGTCGCGGTGGCCGCAAGTCCTATCCCTCGCGCAGCGGTGGCCGTGACGGTGGACCGCCGCGGGCGAAGTACGGCTCGGTCAGCAAGAAGCGGGACAAGTACAACCGCGACGACCGGGGCCCGTCGGGCGGGAAGAAGCCGCGGCACAAGGGCTACTGATCGGTTGGGCTTCCCCGGCCCATCGATAGAACAGACTGTCAATTACCTGTCAGGCAGCTTCCTGCCACCCGTCTCGCCGGCCGTCGACTTGCCCGATCGCATACCGTCCCGGCAATGAATCCGAACCGACAAGCCTGTGGACAACCTGGCTGATCACTTCCCCGGGTCGCGCCGAACGCGTTCACTGACTGCATCGAGGTCGGACGAGTCGGTGCGAAGGGGCGCGCATGAGTGTCGGGGAGCGGGTGAGGCAGGCCAAGCCCCGACGCGCGCCCGAGAACACCGTCACGCCAGCGCCCCGAGCCACTGACGAACAGACGCTGCAGCCCGCCCCGGTGCGGACCCGCCGCAGCCCCCGGCTGATCGCCCTCGGCGTGCTCGCCGTCACCCTCGGCGGGTTGGGCGCCGCGGCGCTCTTCGACCGGGTGGCCGAGCAGGAACAGGTGGTCGTGGTCACCGGCGACCTGCCCCGTGGGGCGACGATCGGCGTCGAGGACCTCGGCGTGACCGGGCTGGGCTCCACGGCGTCCATCTCCCACGTACCGGCCGCGGAACTGGACCAACTGATCGGACAGACCGCGCTGATCGATCTGGCCGGCGGTTCGGTGTTGCCGGCCGGGGCGATCGGCGCCCAGGACCTCGCACCAGGGGACAGCCGACTCGGGCTCCGGTTGCTGCCCGGACGACTGCCGACCGGTCCGCTCACGCCCGGTGACCGGGTCTCGCTGATCCCGGTCCCGCCACCCAGCGGGGAGACCGAGGCAACCACCACGGGTGTGCCGATCACCGCCGTCGTGGCCTCCGCACCGACGCTGGCACCGGACCAGTCGTCCTGGCTGGTCGACGTCGAGGTTCCCGAGCGGTACGCCGGACAGGTGGCCGAGCTGGCCGCCACCGATCGGGTGGCCCTGGTCAGGGAGGGCGGCTGATGGGTGTGATCATGCTGACCTCGGCGGCCGGTGCGCCCGGAGTGACCAGCACCGCGCTGGCACTGGCCCTGTTGTGGCCCGGCGACACCGTTCTGATCGATGCCGA comes from Naumannella halotolerans and encodes:
- a CDS encoding oxidoreductase, which gives rise to MYQLPDQTGRRIVITGSNSGTGKEAARALAGARAEVVLAVRTPDKGEAAAAEIRSDHPDARIEVRRLDLSDLASVNSFTQEERADSRGLDILINNAGVMTPPDRLQTTDGFEVQFGGNHLGHFALTLGLLPKLRNSDAARVVTMSSLAANRGRIHFDDLQWQRRYRPTAAYGQSKLANLLMTRELARFSEYRDWNLLALAAHPGFARTSLIQNGPGSRPGVLSRLGSLSDLLPSQSAAEGAEPMLRAAVDPEAFNGAYYGPSGFGEMTGAPVVVRPPKQALDLDVARRLWKVSEELTGTSLREVVPA
- a CDS encoding TetR family transcriptional regulator, which codes for MTTFKRARSPEQRAERREMILATADDLLDEYSVSELSLNLLATRTGLAKSNVLRYFDSREHVLLQLMLRLWDDWLAALDRGADSGSIEERERRLARTWAHELAVRPKFAELLAVQASVLERNVSPEAVTEFKRGVHERFGKLVAWVRGHVPELTEEQAQRFSVGASLLAGALWSAGNPSPVLEQVYRDNPDLCAYRIDFEPALGEQLLALIRGVQGSNTGTENGAESH
- a CDS encoding DEAD/DEAH box helicase — protein: MNTEHSESSASTFAELGLGESVLQALSDVGYETPSAIQARTIPPLLEGRDVVGLAQTGTGKTAAFALPLLDRIDPKAKGVQALVLAPTRELALQVSEAFESYAGHSRGIKLLAVYGGQGYGVQLSALRRGVQVVVGTPGRVMDHLDRGTLDLSNLRHLVLDEADEMLNMGFAEDVEKILADTPSDKQVALFSATMPRQIRKLAESYLHDPVEITVESKTKTADNIAQRYLVVSFPQKVDALTRILEVENFDGAIVFVRTKHQTEEVAERLRVRGFSAEAINGDVAQAQRERTVNRFKRGDLDLLIATDVAARGLDVDRISHVINFDIPTDPESYVHRIGRTGRAGRSGDAISFVTPRETYLLRQIERATKQPLTEMTLPNVEQVNETRLTRFDDKITAALSDPQVETFRDVIDHYVRHHDVPVTDVAAALAVAMQGDDPLLLNASDEIQVVPPKKERAPRQQRDHEPDPRGGARTTYKINVGRRHKVEPRQIVGAIANEGGLSHKDFGRITIRMDHSLVELPAELPKDAWEKLARTRISGRLIEMQRDSGAGHDERRGGRKSYPSRSGGRDGGPPRAKYGSVSKKRDKYNRDDRGPSGGKKPRHKGY
- a CDS encoding SAF domain-containing protein, translated to MSVGERVRQAKPRRAPENTVTPAPRATDEQTLQPAPVRTRRSPRLIALGVLAVTLGGLGAAALFDRVAEQEQVVVVTGDLPRGATIGVEDLGVTGLGSTASISHVPAAELDQLIGQTALIDLAGGSVLPAGAIGAQDLAPGDSRLGLRLLPGRLPTGPLTPGDRVSLIPVPPPSGETEATTTGVPITAVVASAPTLAPDQSSWLVDVEVPERYAGQVAELAATDRVALVREGG